The DNA sequence CATCACAaactaaaaatatcaaaaaattaagaaaaaattaggtATGTCATGgatgcataaaatatatgtagattctagtctattttatcatttactaccataaaatatacacaaatctACTATAAAAAGCTAAAATTTATCAAAACAAGCACACAGACACTTATAGACCACACATGCCACCAACTGTAGTTGAGAGAAATGCAGAcaaatacaaagatacagtatTAAATCATCACTTCACAAATATAACCGTAGCACGTACCGTACTACTGTCATTTCATAGCCACCTCCTGTTGTTGCTTCGGCGAGCTCAAGTGTTTCAAGCATCTGCTTAAAACACCCTGTGATGCTAATTATCTCCAGTAAGCAGTTCCTCTTTCCAGGAAATTTCATATTATGGTAAAAGGAGATCTCTCATGGTTCTTGCatatttttcattgtgtttaGTGCAATACCATAAAATCTTGAACAACACCATGACACACATATGAAGTGCCACTGTTGAAGCCGGAGGTGCTCCCAGAAAGCGGAGAAAAGTCATGACATTATAAGGAAAAGTCGAATTGCTTGATATGCACCACAGATTGAGGTCTGCAGCTGTGGTTGCCCACTATTTCAAGATAAATGAATCCAGCACAAGgaccattgtttaaaaaaaaaaaaaaaaagaaggaaagaataaaggaaggaaggaaggaagaaagaaagaaaaggaaattcatgAAGCCATTACAGCAGCTATGACCACAAGCATGAAAACCttgcactttttttttggtgaaataaCCTTTTTATCTTGAAAATGCAGCTTTTATGTGGGTGCAGGACTGCTTTAAGAAAGTGTAACTATAGATTCTAATGTGATTCAAGAAAATGTGTAGCCATTATGTAACCACTTAAAGTGAAAGGAAGGTGAAAGATCTAAAGCTAGAGAATTTAATGCCAGCAAAGGAtggtttgataattttagaaagaagTTTGGCTTTAAAACTGTCAAGGTAACAAGAGAAGCAGCTTCTGGCAACCAAGAGATAGCAGACAAGTTCCCAGGTGCCATTATGAAAATCACTGAGGAGAAAAGATATCTGCCTGAACAGGTTTTTAATGCAAATGAAAGTGCCCTATTCTAGGGTGGGAAATGCTACAAATGACATTTATTGGTAAGATAGAGAAGCAAACACCAGGCTTTAAGGCAGGAAGAGATAGGCTAATTCTACTGTTTTGTACAAATGCAGTCAGGTTTATGATCAGGACTTCAGTTAACTGTAAATCTGCTAACTGCTGAGCCTTCaagggaaaaaagtaaacaacagCTTCCAATCTATTTTTGGATTGGTTCCATCGATGCTTTGTTCCTAAAGGCAGGAAGTACCCTGCCAgtaaggttcttttttttttttttgaagttctttTGATATCAGGCAATGCCCCTGGCCACCCAGAACCCCATGAGTTCAACACTGCAGGCATCAAAATGACCTTTTCGCCCCCATACACAATGTCTCTAATTCAGCCCCAAATCAGGAGGTCAATAGAACCTTCAAGTCTCATCACACACAATACTCTATGGAAAGGATTGTCAATGCTATGGAAGAGAACCCCAAAAGAACACCATGAAAGTCTGGGAGGACTACACCAATGAAGATGTCATTGTTATTAAGGCAGAAAAAACTGTGAAAGCCatcatgcctttaaaaaaaaaaaattcctgctgAAGAAAACTGTGTCAGGATGTCATGCATGATTTCCCAGGATTTATAACAAAGCCAATCAAGGAAATCATGAAAGAGATTGTGGATatggcgcacacacgcacacacacacacacacacacacagagtaggGTGTGGGTGAAGAGTTTCAAGAAAAGGGTCTGGGAGAAATTCAAGAGCTAATAGACACCACACCAGAGGAATTAACAGAAGACTTGATGACATGAGTGCTTCCAAACCAGTGCCAGATGATGaggaaggagacaaaaaaaaaagcagtaccAGAAAACAAACTGACATTAGACAATCTGGCAGCAGATTCTGATTATCCAAGACTGCTTTTGGCTTCTTTTATAACATGGACCCTTCTGTGATACGGGCACTGAAACTAAAGAAAACAGTGGGAGAAGAATTGGTACCGTCTAGAAACACTTTTTgggaaatgaaaaagcaaaaagtcAGACAGGAATTACATGTATTTCTGTAAAGTTACACCAAGTGCGCCTGCCCCTCTTGCCTCTCCTTCCACCCCCTCAAACTTCCGCCTCTGTCATCTCCGAGACAGCAAGACTAATAAACCCTCCTCCACGGCCACCTCCTCCTCAGCCTACTCAATGTGCACCTTAGGGTGAGGAATGAATGAAGACCTTTATGATGATCTGCTTCCACTTAGTGAATAGTAAATAATCATGCCGCATGGTTAATCAGCTTATCaggttgtatgtgtgtgtcttcatGTGAAAGTCTAATAACTGTATGGCAAGGACTGTGTGAGGCATTTttgtgtcatcatcatcatctaagTATTCATTGTGCAGAATATCATTTGCAAGACTTGTATTGAAGTGGACAGCTTAACCTTACATAGGCATAAGGTGAGtgatatttaatacagaattaataatgtgttagttttcttgttttattactTCACTTTCAAAGAATTACATATGCCCCCCACTCTCTCTCTCATAACTGGAGAAAATGAGAATCAGCCAATTACCataggtaagtttttttttaagtaacaatgTTTCCAATACTGCATTATGAATATGACTATAATACTGTAtgccataaaaattttataatgattcattCATTAGTGTATAGGTTAGGCTACCACAAAGCAATCATACGGTTGCTTCTTTGTTATCAATAAGTGAATTTACAGGTATAATTACCTGTAAATAAACATGAATTTCCTTTtcacactgttttcctttttgttgtctAGTGTTAGTAATACATGTAACACCTGTAGTGTTTTGTATCATATAAGACAATATTGATGATGATTTTTTAGGGGCCCTTTGGGAAATCTCAAAGTTAGTTTGAGGGTAAAacactccatttaaaattttatttgggggagctgtcaaaaatatcaaaagtttCTAACAAATTAATTatgtaaacatatattttaatataaatatataatagacaaattgtatatatgtatatacaatagaaacgaattaaaacaaaattccaTATTTAACCCAACTGAAAATCCAATActtatatactaaaaaaaatctgtataacaaaaaataaaaagggtaCTGATTGGCTTTTGCACTGTACCACATAGGTTCTAAACTAACTTTAACGTAGACTGAAATGCACCGACTGGCAAAACTTTATGGGCTTCATCAACACTAGGGTTCAAATTAGTTATAGTGGGGATCCATTTAAACATGGCAAATGCCAAGACCTGCATCAACTCGAGTGGGTATTCAGTTGGAAAGGAACCCCAGTCCCATATCCTAGATGACACTGTCCAACCAGGGGAACTCACCACTGGGGATGACATCACCTCAGATGACATCACTCCAGCTCAAGACATGGCCACTGAAGGTTGACTTTGCCCCCTACCCACAGGCAACTTGATCCTGGACAGTAAGAGCTCTACCTGACCAATGCCCATGGACTGCTTCTCCTAAAGCACAAATTGGATACAGgacattttttgcttttcttcttttgataTCAGGGATTCTATTATATTTGTGTGCCTGCTGTCTGCTTAGCCCAGGGTCTTGGTTTATTCCTGGAACCCTGCTAGAATGTATACCCCTCCACTCCCATGCATAAAGGGATACCAGATAGAGGTTACTACTATCTGTGCCATTCTAAAAATTAATGGAGATGACTGCTTTCCCTGGGAGATGCCTGCTTTGTATTGATGACCCTTTGACCCTTGGGAGGAGACTCACTCACTCCCCAGTGCCTTCCCCTACTACTCTCCTTCGGTTTTCCTTCCCGACCTTCTGCTACGCGTCTCTGACCAGGGCCACCACAGCTGCTCCTTCCACTTGGTTGCATACTATACCAGTCATCCTGACACACGTTTTACCAGCTTATGATTTCATACCCTCCAGCAACATACCTGCTGGACCTGCCACCTTGACCTGAGCACGTTTCTAACACACTTTTCAATTCCACCAAGATACTGTTAGAGACCCCCAAAATTTTGGATTGATTTTTCTTGGCTAATGCCATAAAAATGGGAAACTTAGTTATGGGCTGGCCTACAGAGATTCCTTGTAATTCTGTGTTCCTCTATTCTACTCTCAGAATAAAATCTTTTCTATGCTGTTTAGGGCTACTTATGCCCTACTCTCTAATCATCTCCATTATCATCACCCCAAAGTTTCCTTAACATGATGCCAAACACCAGAGAGCTGATtgtatttaaatatgttaaaattttctGTATGCTGTTTGACACCCTAAAAAAACCATTGTGGCTGGGAGAGACGGCTCTTCCTAGGGCCAGCCAATTCTTAGAGATAGCAAAGGGCGCGGCCAGAGGCATGTCTTTGATATGCAATTTAACCAGTCCAGCGCTTACTTCCTCTACGGGTTCATACACCCCAGGAGACAATATTCCTCTGCCTTAATCATCCTTGCTCCAGATACTAGGCAACTAGGAATCACCTCTACAACTCCAAACCTATAAAACCTTCCCCTGCCCTTCTCTTGAAACCTGCTATAAAGGCCATGACCTAAATCTTCCCGtcactcctgcctcctccccactctggTGGCTTTGTCATGTGGTCCTGTGTGGAGTGCCACATCTCCTGTCTCTAGAGTGTAATCAAGTTtgggtcttttttccccctgtgccTCTCCTGTCTCCCCTTCTGACTGCATCTGACCGGCCAACCcaaaaaaatacaacacacaTACCGTACCATCAGCTGGAACATCTTTGAGCCGTGGGCTGCTCTTCGATGAGGGAGTGGTGAGAGTGTCCCCAACGGGCTGTTCAGCCCCCTCTGGCAAGACAGCTACCTCTTGGAGTTGGCTGACCCCCTGGAATCCCTCTCAGGGATTCCTTGATCCTGGATGTAATATTTCCACTCAGTGACAGCACTCTGCTGAGCGGCTCCTATCTTATTAGTAGGGTAAGTGAGTACTCACGTGAGGATGGGTAGCTCAGGTCTTAGGGTCACATACAGTGTTTGGAGTGCTTGGAGTGCTTGGTCACATACAGTGCTCCACTAGGGCCAAAAGTCAGGTAGGGCTACCATCTGAAGGGGGTGTATCTTAGGCATTCACAGGTCCAAAACCCAAGGGACTTATGCACACTGGGAGCAGTCTCTTGTTGCCACAGTCTCCAATCCTCATAGGTAAGTTGCCAAAATGTGTAGCTCGAACGACGGGGCCCACGCCAACGCTCCTAGCACAACCTCTGAGTCTGCTGCTGTTGGGGGCCCCATGCAGAGGTGACCCTGTCTCGCAGGTAACCTTGACATAAGGGATCAAGAGAACACCCAGATTTGGCACATGTTGCCTCCAACAGTCAAACAGGCCTACCAGCTATGGAAGTTCTTTCTTGATGGAGGGGACCGCCAACGACAGCGGTTTTTGTTAGACTGTACTGGGAATCCTCCTCTGATTACTGGCCCAGGTGTCCCCCAGGAACTGCACTTTTGAGCAGGTCCCTGCATTTCACCAGGGTTGTCAGCCCTTCCTGTGTGCCATAGCATCGGTGACCTTATGCAGGGACTGGTCAACTAGTTTGTTGGTCAGGCCAGCAATGAGGATGTTATCAACACAGTGCATGACAAGCAAGGCTGGGAGCGCCTGGGTTTGCTGCAGACCTAGTCCTACCACTGGTGGTACACTGCAGGGGAGCTGAGGGGCTGCTGTGGACTGAATCGCGCCCTACCCCCACAATTAACATGTTCAATGAAGCCTTCACCTCCAATATGACTGCATCTCAAgttctaaaatgagaaatgaagacAGGGTGTGAAAGTGTGCTTATTCTTCAGGACGGGGGAACAATAACCCCAAAGGTGATTCAGAGGTCACTGGTTTCAGACAGACCAAACAGCTTCCACAGAAGCCAAGGGGGCTGAGCCACCTAGAACCTTGGGAGAAAGACTCCCTCAGAGTTCTGATAAGCCAGTGGGTCCAGAAGGTGGGACCATCACCCCAGTGATCCTGGACAGCAGAGGACTGAACCAAAAAGAATTATTCTTGAGCCTTAAGATCTCATGTAATTTGCCTTGCTAAGTTTTGGACTTGCTCAGGACCTagcatcctttcttccttctgattTCTCCTTTTCAGAATTGAAATAggagataaaaatatatactggtctctgcccccagttcctggcacagagccccTGAAATCCTtataatttcctaagtgataagagcaccacaagcatcttttgttctaatatttggtctttgaccctgGTTCTTGACACAGGGCTTCTGAAACCTTTGTAATGTCCTAGGTGATAGGAGCATCTCTTGATAAAGAAGGGCTGGGAACGGACTTAATGACTGACCATGCCTacatgatgaagcctccatagaAATCCCAATAGTATGGGGTTTTGAGAGCTCCCCAGAGGGTGACGCATCCCAACTCCACAGGGACAGGAGCTCCTGTGCTCAGGACGCTCCCAGACCTtgccctatgtatctcttcatctggttGTTCATTTATATCCTTTATCACATCCCTTTATAATAAACCGGTAAATAGAAGTGAACTGttctcctgagttctgtgagccactctagcaaattaaacccaaagaggGGGTTGTTGGAACCTCTGACCTATAGCTGGTTGTCAGCAGCACAGGTGATAACCTGGGCTTGGAACTGGTGCCTAAAGTTGGCAGGGGGCAGTGGGGTGAGGTGTGTGTGCGAAGCTTGTGAGTCTAAGCCCTTAACCTGTGCAATCTGACACTATCTCCACGtaatgtcagaattgagttaaactaTAGGACACCTGGCTGGTGTTGCAGAGAATTGGTGTTGGGGGGAAAAACCCACATATTTGGTGACCAAAAGCTTCAGAAGTTAAATGTTCTGTGTGAGTAGTAAAGGAGACACAGGAGagaaagacaggagggaagaacTGTAGGTTTTTTCCAACATAGAATGTCTATCCTGTAACTGTCCCAGTTTTGTATTTTGGAAGCACACAATTCCTCTGGTTTCATAGGTTCACAGCTGGAGAAGAACTTTGCTTCAGGATGAAATGTAGTTCCAGTCTCACCCCTATGTGACTTAGATGATATTTAGATGAGATTTTGGACTTCAGATTTTAGAGTTAATGCTGAACCGAGGTTAAGACTCTGGGGCTGTTGGGATGGAATtaacttattttgaaaatgagaagGCCATGAATTTGAGGGAACCAGAGGCAGAatttatggactgaatgtttgcctCCTTGAAATTGATGTGTTAAAGCCCTAATCCCTAGGGTGATGGTATGCAGAGatgggcctttgggaagtaactGGGGTGAGATGAGTTTATGTGGGTGGGGCACTCATGATAGAATCAATGTCCtattagaaaaggaagagacagagagcTGCTCTCTTTCTTCACAATGTGAGGATAAAGCAAGAAAGCAGCTGTCTCAGCCTTCACAATTGTGAGGAATAAACAtgtcatttaagccacccagcctgtaTTTTGTTAGAGCAAACCAAATGAAGACAGTTGCTAAAGATATGTCCCTCTCAATCCCCTTCCTCCCAAAAAGGGATCAGGCCCAGTTATGTGTATGCTTCAAAGAAAAATTCCCACATTATGCAAACTTTTCCaggtaataaaagagaaaagttcCAAATTCATTTGGCAAAGCAAACTGAATCTAGTcctgtactttaaaaataaaagcaccatgaataaagagattttattttaggaacggaagggaaaaaaagtcaattatTTGGAAATTTGCCAACAAAATCGatcacaaaaagaataaaggacGTGACCCATAAAATCAcaccaacagattttttttttaaatttggatagAACTTAGCATCCATTCCTAATATAAACTTAAGTATAAAGTATAATAATAATCTGCTATAGTATATACTATGCCAAGCACTGTTTCAAGTGCCTCACACTTATGAATTAATTTTACCCTCATGGCCCTATGAGGTAGCTAGCTCCATTTTACACTTGGAAGACAAAAGGAAGCTAAGTGACTTTCCCAGGATCAAACACCTAAAGGAAGTGGTGGAGGCAGGATTCGAACCAAGGGTATCAGGCACAAaatctgtgctcttaaccactgtaACATGTTGCTTCTTCTAAAAtaggaatagaagaaaacttcctAAACACAGTAGAATATTTATCAGAAACAATGAGGGTGAACcccatataaaaatgaaatgctaAACGCATTTCTCTTGAAAGTTAGGAACAAGGCATGGAATGCATGTTAACcactatttaacttttttttttaagtatctgaGCTAATGCATGACATAAGTGACACACAGATTGGAAATTAAGAGCGCGCTagtcattatttattatataccTAGAAAAGCTAGgaaatgaaactaaaaaaaaaactcttaaaaaataatGCAGCAAGGTAATTAAATTGGATCcagataaaaaaattttaaatcagtaattttttaaatactagCAATAACCAACAGAAATTAAGATGTGGCTTTCAAATGTAGCCCTTTTTCTTCCAACCAAGAGCCTGAGTGCTTTTCTAGGAATTGAGGACATTGCTACCGAGCACACATCCCAGGCTGGTGGTGGTCAGGTACCAGAGTTGTGAATAGTGCTGGATCTCTCCTTTCAGAGACCTAGTGTGGTGGGTATGAGCAGAACCAGAAGACAAGATTACAACATTCAACAGGCAGGGGCTTCCTCTGAAGGCAGGACCAGTCATGTTCACATCAGGGTAGAGGGATGGACCTGTGTGCTCACATGGGGTTAGGCTCTTCCCTGGAATCTGAGAGCTCCCAAagtaaaacacattaaaaaaaaagaaagccctaTCTGGatatcttgttttttaaaaagtgaaaatgaacacCAAAAATACAGCCACAGCagtatttaaatttcaaaatacacaaaaatggcAAATTTCCAGTCCTGTCCTTGGTTCAGCAATTTTTCAGGCCCCCAATAAATGTTCTTTCTAACCTTGTCTGAGATATCTCATCTAATCTAATTCTTATCTTCTCGAGCCTCaactctcttccctttcttctccactGTCTCAGAGACATAAATCAGAGCCCAGAAATCTCTCCCCTCCAGGTTACCTGACTCTGCCcctctagcctcctcctccacccctccacACTGCCCAGCAGGAAGGGGAGGATGCCAGAGGCCACCCCCTGAGCACTGACGCCCTACTGCAAAGGTGGAAAGAAAAAACTGATGTCTGATATTTATATGACTGTAGAAGAGGAAATCCCCTGAAAAGATTTTGTTTCTTACGCCTTTGAGGTATGAAGGTTGGCCCAGAAGATAACCACAGTAATTAGGGGTACACCTCTCACCTTGAAACCAGATGACAGTTGCAGGCAGACAGAACTAATTGGTAAGGAAATCAGAAGAGACTCTATTAATCTTGTCACAAACTTCATTACTGTTGATTCCAATCACACAAGAACGGTCCCACAGCCATGAAAGTCGAGTCGTCTCTGCAGTAAATTGTGATGCTGTTCTTAACTTGTTTAGTTAGGCAGCAGGGTGGAGAAAGCTAGATCAGAACCAGAGTCAGCGTTCAGGGCAAAGTACTTATCAGTGGAACAAGACTGCTGCCCCCAATAcctagatacacacacacacttgcacatgCTCAAACGCAAATCCATTATCTCTTGGAGGTTGAAGTAATAATGGTTAAGACTCTCAAGGACACATGTGGAAGATACGAATGAGGCCTTTGTATGTGATATTCTATGATACCCATCTCTGGAAGTTTTAGGTCTGGTGGTAGAAGGGTTTATGCCCACTTTAAGCATGGTTCAGTTGGAGAGGtaggtttttaaaagttatttaacaACTAACATATGCAAAGGATTATCTATTTGCTAAAAGAAATAGATACCATACCCAATCTCAAACCCTACACTATTAGTATGAAAGCACACGCATATGTATTAGGTTGTGAATTGACAAGGCAATTTCCTAATAATTGCAAATTATAGCACAGGCTAATTAAAAGCACTGAGGTCAAATAAACAGAGGTTAGGAGCACTTAAAGGAgcattttggaaaaaagaaacatttgaagATGAAAGTCTTTCAGACATGGTCTGGATCTTAAAGGTTCAAAAGACATAGATTAgcaaaatggaagaagaaaaggtTCTATAGGTAGAGAACACAAGTGATAAGGGTCTAGATTAGAGTAGTTCAAATGGGCCACACCCAAGAAGCAGAAAAGAATGAATCAGAGTGTTGGAGAATGACTTAATGTCAATGGTAAAAATGGAGGAGGTGGAATAGAGTAAGGAAATCTCTCTGTCCTTGAGAAGTACATATTCTAATATGGGACACAAAACTGAGAAATGAGATAgatttttaaacagtttaaagaaagaaagaaagaaagaaacctacaaGCAGATGATATGTGTAGTTCCTAACTTCCCCTATAGTGGGGGCAGGACTGCACTGTTACTCCCACTCTCCCACCTTCATGACCTAGCAGGAAGTATTTAGGGACGGACCACTTTGATTAGCATTTCCAAGAGGAGACCAAGGTGAGCACGCTTCTTATATAGAACCGTAACTCAAAGTTCCTTGCTGCATGGAGAATCACACCTTAAGAAATGGACCGAGCCAGACCTGAgtgcttctctccagtgtgagttcGCTGGTGGTGATTAAAAGTGGAACGCtgactgaaggctttcccacactcaatacactcatagggtttctctccagtgtgaactcTCTGATGCACAGTGAGTTGTGAGCTGTCACGAAAGGCTTTGCCACAATCTTTGCAtttatagggtttctctccagtatgggTTCTCTGATGTACCATAAGGCTAGAATTATGACTGAAGACCTTCCCACACACAttacattcataaggtttctcaCCAGTGTGAATTCTCTGGTGTATAATGAGGTATGAGTTTTGATTGAAGGATTTTCCACACTCATTGCATTTATAAGGCTTTTCACCAGTGTGAAGTCTCTGATGTCGAATGAGACATTTACTCAGACTGAATGCCTTACCACACTCATTACATTCAAAAGGTTTTTCTCCAGTATGAATTCGCTCATGGTCAGCAAGTTGAGAGATCTGattgaaggctttcccacactcacTGCATTTGTATGGTTTTTCCCCAGTGTGGAGGCTCTGATGTCGAATAAGACATTTACTCCGACTAAAGGCCTTGCCACATTCATTACACTCATAAGGTTTCTCCCCGGTGTGGATTCTCTGATGGTCAATAAGATTTCTGTTAGAACAGAAAGCTTTCCCACACTCATTACACTTGTAAGGTTTCTCACCAGTGTGAAGTACCTGATGTCGGACAAGGCTTTTATTCCGACTAAAGACTGCTCCACACTCATTGCATCCATATGGTTTCTCCCCAGTATGGGTTCTTTGATGGTCAAAGAGTTTAGAACTTTCATTGAAAGCTTTTCCACATTCGTTACATTTATATGGTTTCTCCCCAGTGTGGAGTCTCTGGTGCTG is a window from the Vicugna pacos chromosome 17, VicPac4, whole genome shotgun sequence genome containing:
- the LOC102528587 gene encoding uncharacterized protein isoform X1: MEQGGGSVCVQLLGSPESTHWIQSSLEPRAGLVPLRAFLPPSARRASPVPVLPQAGDSGDHAAAAEPRMVRPQVAAESELLSVDYTQKKWKGPALSQRALYRKNAMPENYRSLASLAGEKRMESSELPPKQAISKGSESPDRTSGVLYGVLPGGPGAGDACEDALEKLGTQPSDEEGSRLESDFLEITQQDEKKSTKDGCDEYKDLGDHPDLSSSPAEDQEVLKGQKFYRCDECGKAFNWSSHLIGHQRIHTGEKPYECNECGKTFRQTSQLIVHLRIHTGEKPYECSACGKTYRHSSHLIQHQRLHTGEKPYKCNECGKAFNESSKLFDHQRTHTGEKPYGCNECGAVFSRNKSLVRHQVLHTGEKPYKCNECGKAFCSNRNLIDHQRIHTGEKPYECNECGKAFSRSKCLIRHQSLHTGEKPYKCSECGKAFNQISQLADHERIHTGEKPFECNECGKAFSLSKCLIRHQRLHTGEKPYKCNECGKSFNQNSYLIIHQRIHTGEKPYECNVCGKVFSHNSSLMVHQRTHTGEKPYKCKDCGKAFRDSSQLTVHQRVHTGEKPYECIECGKAFSQRSTFNHHQRTHTGEKHSAFSTLLPN
- the LOC102528587 gene encoding uncharacterized protein isoform X2; translation: MEQGGGSVCVQLLGSPESTHWIQSSLEPRAGLVPLRAFLPPSARRASPVPVLPQAGDSGDHAAAAEPRMVRPQVAAESELLSVDYTQKKWKGPALSQRALYRKNAMPENYRSLASLGEKRMESSELPPKQAISKGSESPDRTSGVLYGVLPGGPGAGDACEDALEKLGTQPSDEEGSRLESDFLEITQQDEKKSTKDGCDEYKDLGDHPDLSSSPAEDQEVLKGQKFYRCDECGKAFNWSSHLIGHQRIHTGEKPYECNECGKTFRQTSQLIVHLRIHTGEKPYECSACGKTYRHSSHLIQHQRLHTGEKPYKCNECGKAFNESSKLFDHQRTHTGEKPYGCNECGAVFSRNKSLVRHQVLHTGEKPYKCNECGKAFCSNRNLIDHQRIHTGEKPYECNECGKAFSRSKCLIRHQSLHTGEKPYKCSECGKAFNQISQLADHERIHTGEKPFECNECGKAFSLSKCLIRHQRLHTGEKPYKCNECGKSFNQNSYLIIHQRIHTGEKPYECNVCGKVFSHNSSLMVHQRTHTGEKPYKCKDCGKAFRDSSQLTVHQRVHTGEKPYECIECGKAFSQRSTFNHHQRTHTGEKHSGLARSIS